In the Thermogemmatispora onikobensis genome, TGAGCGCCTGCTCTCCCTGCCTGATCAGTTGCAAAATCTCCTCATCGCTGGCGTGGCCCATCCTAAAGCGATCGAAGCGCATAGCCGTATCGAAAGAGACGGAGCTGATGAAGCTCTGGCCCGTACCTGGAATACCGATGATCACCAGCTTGCGATCTTCGGGCTGGATATCTGCCAGTAGCTTCAAATAGTCCACCAGCTCCTGACGCAAGCCAGGTTCCAGGCGATGGAAATCGTCGATAATCACCACACCGCGATGCCACTGCGAGAGAGTACGGAGCCGTTCGCGGTCAGCGGGCGCACGGGCACTCAAGAGAGTGATCGTCGGTCGCCCTGCTCTAGCTATCTCCTCCTCTCCAAGTTGCTGGACGGCTTTTTGCACTGCTGTGGTCTTGCCGATGCCCGAAGGCCCCTCGATGACCACGCCGCGCCCCGGCTCAACAAGAGCCAGCTTCAGGGGCTCGAAGATGGAAGGCGGCACAAAGGTCACTGTGGGCAGCCCCGTACGCTTGAAGACCCCATCCAGGCGGTAGCTCGTGAGAGGCAGCCCTGGTACTGTCAGTCCACGTGTCCTGCTCTCTGAAGAGGCAGCCGGTGAGGAGGGCGAAATGCGTCGCCGATTCCGAAGCTCTCTGCAGATCAGGAGGACCTCATGAACGATTTCCTGTAGCGCCCGCTCTCTGGCGATTTCTTCGCTCAGCGCGCGCCCATTGCGTGGGAGCAGTTGCAAAGAAGCGAGCGGTGTTCCCTCAAGCGGGATAGGCCGGGCAAGAATGGGGATCAGCTGTAACTCACCCCGTTGCGCGCGCTCTAATCCTAGCGAGATGGCTCTTTCATAGGTTGGCGATGCCAGCAGGTCGGGACTGATCAGCAGCAGGAGCACATCGGCGGACTCGATATGCCGACGTAACTCCGCTGCTATGTGAGCACCAGCCCGCAGATCTGTGGATGTGCGGAGAACGATTCCTGCCAAGACCTCTAAGTAGCTCATTAATGGGAGGAGCGAATAGAGGAGGCGATAATCCTCGCGAGCACAGATTATAAAAACAATGATATTGGCTTCACGGTCAGGCTGCTCCGTTCTATCCATAGATAACCGGTCCCCTCCTGGCGTCTTGCTGCTGTCTGCTCAACTACTTGTTCATAGCTATCCTGCCTGCCGTAAGGCTCCAACTCATCAGAGTTATATATTGTCAAGCTGAGTAATTTTCCAATCACTATCGATCTTTGTCAAGGTCAGGTGCACGTCATAGGCAATGCCGCTAGAGCGGGTCACGTGCACAACGAGCGTTGCCTCATCTCCGCTGGTATGACTGCTGGTGATCGAGTAGCTGGTCACCGTACCAGCCTCCTGGTCGATCACCTGGGCGGCCAGCACGAAGCTGCTCTCCGTTGGAGAGATCTTCTTCCCTTGAATCGTCAGCGTATCGGCTTCCAGATAAGAGTAGGCCTCGCTGTAGTCTTGCTGTTGGATCGCCGAATAGTAGTCATTCACCGTCGAATCGGGGCTAGCTGTGA is a window encoding:
- a CDS encoding TIR domain-containing protein, with the translated sequence MDRTEQPDREANIIVFIICAREDYRLLYSLLPLMSYLEVLAGIVLRTSTDLRAGAHIAAELRRHIESADVLLLLISPDLLASPTYERAISLGLERAQRGELQLIPILARPIPLEGTPLASLQLLPRNGRALSEEIARERALQEIVHEVLLICRELRNRRRISPSSPAASSESRTRGLTVPGLPLTSYRLDGVFKRTGLPTVTFVPPSIFEPLKLALVEPGRGVVIEGPSGIGKTTAVQKAVQQLGEEEIARAGRPTITLLSARAPADRERLRTLSQWHRGVVIIDDFHRLEPGLRQELVDYLKLLADIQPEDRKLVIIGIPGTGQSFISSVSFDTAMRFDRFRMGHASDEEILQLIRQGEQALNVSFECKEDILRLVDGSFILAQFLCYYLCMQNNIIHTQPSPVAIRHHLAKAVQNVMETLERKFDLAIKQFAVAGGPYDQTSLSLLEELSQSREGVLWLSLLQQQEPSRAHDLERFFKESWPQAIASYPDLAYHLFCDPTVGVLLAEDPTLIFYLRHCNLEQLARKVGKRPVPSRQQIFICYARKDKRWLERLRTHLTPIERNGTFNLWDDTLISAGSRWKETLEDAIARAGVAIVLVSARFLASDFIMTNQLPKLLERARLAGTLIIPIIVSSCLFEESGLQSFEPANDPQKPLATLPPAAQEQTLVSIARRISVAVTEQP